The DNA region CCGACGGGACGCACCGCAGCGAACCAATCCCGCGGGTGCTCCCGGTAACCGCTTTCCGGGGAGCACCCGCTCCGACGGCACACACAGGAGAGACACGACATGACCACCACATTGATCACCGGCGGCAACAGGGGCCTCGGCCACGAGATCGCGCGCCGACTCATCCAGGCGGGCCAGACGGTCTGGATCGGAAACCGGGACGCCGGGAAGGGACGCAAGGCCGCCGACCAGCTCGGCGCCGGCTTCGTCCAGATGGACGTGACCGACGACGCGTCGGTCGGCGCGGCGGTCGAGACGCTGCGCGCGCGGGTCGGCCACCTGGACATTCTCGTCAACAACGCCGGGATCCTCGGCGAAGTGACCGCACCCGAGGACATGACGGCCGACCAGATCCGCCACGTCTACGAAACCAACGTCTTCGGCCTGGTGCGCGTCACGCACGCGTTCCTGCCCCTGCTGCGGAAGGCAGCCGCCCCGTCCGTCGTCAACGTCACCAGCGGTATGGGGTCGTTCACGCTGACCCACGACCCGGAGCGGGTCGAGTCGCAGTATCCGCTCGCCGCCTACGGCTCGTCGAAGACCGCGGTCACCATGCTGACCATGCAGTACGCCAGGACGATCCCCGACGTCCGCTTCAACGCGGTGGACCCCGGCCAGACCGCCACCGAGTTCACCGGCTACATCGGGCAGAGCGTCGCGGAGGGCGCGGAGGCGGCGGTGCGTATCGCCACCCTGGGGCCCGACACGCCCACCGGCACGGTGACCGACCGCACCGGCGTACTCCCCTGGTGACGGCGGCAGGCCCCGACCCCGCGACAGTCCTGGCAACCACACCCCACCCGGCGCACCGGTGAGGGCCGACGGGCCCTCACCGAGGGAATCAGGACTCGGTCGCCAAGCCCCTGAGACCACTTCGTCCGGCGCGGGAGGCCGTGTTCTATGAACTGATCTCCTGCGGCGGCATCTATCAGATCCACAAGGTTGTGCAGTCGGAACCGCCCGAGCATTCCTACGCGGGCGGCTGGCGGTCCGGTGAGGCTCGTCTCCGGTGGCATTCGGTCCTGCTGGGCCGAGTTCGCCAGTGCGGTGACCACAAACGTTCACTGGGCTGAGCGACGTTACCCTCGGCAGGGTGGCGGAGAGAGAGTTCACGATCAATTTGACGCAGGATGAGGCCCTGGTGCTCTCTGA from Microbispora sp. ZYX-F-249 includes:
- a CDS encoding SDR family NAD(P)-dependent oxidoreductase, which codes for MTTTLITGGNRGLGHEIARRLIQAGQTVWIGNRDAGKGRKAADQLGAGFVQMDVTDDASVGAAVETLRARVGHLDILVNNAGILGEVTAPEDMTADQIRHVYETNVFGLVRVTHAFLPLLRKAAAPSVVNVTSGMGSFTLTHDPERVESQYPLAAYGSSKTAVTMLTMQYARTIPDVRFNAVDPGQTATEFTGYIGQSVAEGAEAAVRIATLGPDTPTGTVTDRTGVLPW